Within Metabacillus sp. KUDC1714, the genomic segment TGAAGTTAGAGGTTTTTATAGAAGGAAAGTGAGATTTTATTCCCTCACTTTCCAAAATGTAGATATCTTTATCTTTTTTTATTAGGCTGACTCGCCAAAATTTGTTGCTATTTACCAAGTAGTGCGGTAGGTTGGTTTTTTCTTTAAGCTATGTGTTCCATCAGATGAACAAGGCACATGCCCTCTTCTTATGAATTTTGCAGTTGCTCGATTTCTTTATCTGTTAATTTTTCACGCCAGATCGTAGCTCCTAGTCCTGATAGCTTTTCCTCTAACTGACTATATCCACGATCGATATGCTCTAAACCAGTTATTTCTGTTACTCCTTCAGCCATAAGGCCCGCACATACTAAAGCTGCTCCTGCTCGTAAATCACTTGCTTTAACTCTAGCACCTTGAAGTCTTGTTGGGCCAGAGACAATTGCAGAACGGCCTTCAACTTTTATTATAGCGCCCATTCTTCTTAGCTCATCTATATGTTTAAATCTAGCAGAGTAAATTGTATCAGTTACAACACTCGTTCCTGTAGCTCTTGTTAAGAATGAAGTGAACGGCTGTTGAAGATCAGTTGGAAATCCTGGGTAAACGAGGGTTTTAATATCAACAGCCTTTAGTTCCTTTTGACCGCCGATAATTAATATTTGATCATTGCTCGTTTCAATATGAAGACCCATTTCTCTTAGCTTTGCAATTAGTGATTCTAAATGAAGTGGGATGACATTATCGATCATCACTTCTCTTCCCATTGCTGCTCCGATAATCATGTAAGTTCCAGCTTCAATCCGGTCAGGAATAATTGAATGACGGCAGCCATGCAGTCTCTCAACTCCATCGATTCGAATGACGTCTGTTCCTGCCCCTTTAATTTTTGCCCCCATGCTCGTAAGCAATGTTGCTACATCAATAATTTCTGGTTCCTTTGCAGCGTTTTCAATAATCGTTCTACCTTTTGCTAAAACAGCAGCAAGCATAATGTTAATTGTTGCTCCTACACTTACAACATCTAAATAAATTCGCGCACCACGCAGTTCATCTGCACGCAAATAGATTGCACCTTGTTCATTCGTTATTTGCGCACCTAATGCTTCAAAACCTTTAATATGCTGATCAATTGGTCGCGGTCCTAGATGACAGCCACCAGGAAGGCCAATAACTGCCTTTTTAAAACGGCCAAGCATTGCTCCCATTAAATAATAGGATGCACGTAGCTTCTTAACTTTTCCATTCGGCAAAGGCATTGAAATCATCGATGACGGGTCAACAATCATTTCATTATTTTTCAATAGCACCTTTCCACCGATTTCCTCCAATAAATCTCCAAGTATATTTACATCAGAAATGTTTGGTAATCCTTCGATTGTGACTGGTGATTCAGCTAATATGGTTGCAGGAATTAAAGCTACTGCACTATTTTTTGCCCCGCTTATATTTACTGTACCTTTCAGTAAATCTCCACCGGCAACTTTTAACTTTTCCATAATAGTCTCCCTTCTTCAGAAGTTGACTTTCCGGAAAGAACATGGAGGGTGAGCTTTGCGCAATTTTCGCACACATATGTATTCACTTTACACGAAACACGCTTAAACATTCATTAGCCATCATGTTTTCCGAATAATACATCTCTTGTCAACAAATATTTCGGATTTTATTGCTTCGAAAAGCTTGAGGTGTCGCCAAGCTCTAAATGGCGAAAGCCTTTTTCTTTACGATCATCCATTTTGATACAAATTCTGGTGATAGTAAAAAAATACTACCTGTTTATCTCTTTTATTTCCTTTTATGCCTTAGTAAATACATCACAATACTAGATAAGTGAAACTTCCTTTAATGTTGGTTTCTATGATTGCTTTCACCTAGAGTTTAATGATTGACTATTTATAAATAATCTCTCTTATTATTAAACCATCTATTAAGCAGGACAACAATGTTTAAGTTTAAGAATTCTTCTTGGAATTGGGATGGGTGATGATCACACTAAAGGAGGAGGTATTAACAAAACGGACAAGGCTTATTCTTGTCCGTTACTCTATGAGTCTATTATCTCTAGTCAGCTAGGTTAAGGTTAGAGAAGGTCTTCACACCGCTTGTTAGCGCTTTCTTATTATTCAGAATATAACCGCCTCTTATAAAAGGCGGTTATATTTAAAGCTGTATTATGCTTGGTTTGAAGAACCAAATTCGCGCATTTTGCCGATTACTGTTGCTTTAATAGCGTCACGAGCTGGTCCTAAATATTTACGTGGATCATATTCTTCAGGTTTTGCAGCTAACGTTTCACGAACCGCTTTTGCAGAAGCAATTTGA encodes:
- a CDS encoding UDP-N-acetylglucosamine 1-carboxyvinyltransferase, whose protein sequence is MEKLKVAGGDLLKGTVNISGAKNSAVALIPATILAESPVTIEGLPNISDVNILGDLLEEIGGKVLLKNNEMIVDPSSMISMPLPNGKVKKLRASYYLMGAMLGRFKKAVIGLPGGCHLGPRPIDQHIKGFEALGAQITNEQGAIYLRADELRGARIYLDVVSVGATINIMLAAVLAKGRTIIENAAKEPEIIDVATLLTSMGAKIKGAGTDVIRIDGVERLHGCRHSIIPDRIEAGTYMIIGAAMGREVMIDNVIPLHLESLIAKLREMGLHIETSNDQILIIGGQKELKAVDIKTLVYPGFPTDLQQPFTSFLTRATGTSVVTDTIYSARFKHIDELRRMGAIIKVEGRSAIVSGPTRLQGARVKASDLRAGAALVCAGLMAEGVTEITGLEHIDRGYSQLEEKLSGLGATIWREKLTDKEIEQLQNS